One Peromyscus leucopus breed LL Stock chromosome 2, UCI_PerLeu_2.1, whole genome shotgun sequence DNA window includes the following coding sequences:
- the LOC114699416 gene encoding probable ATP-dependent RNA helicase DDX5, protein MSSYSSDRDRGRDRGFGAPRFGGSRTGPLSGKKFGNPGEKLVKKKWNLDELPKFEKNFYQEHPDLARRTAQEVDTYRRSKEITVRGHNCPKPVLNFYEANFPANVMDVIARQNFTEPTAIQAQGWPVALSGLDMVGVAQTGSGKTLSYLLPAIVHINHQPFLERGDGPICLVLAPTRELAQQVQQVAAEYCRACRLKSTCIYGGAPKGPQIRDLERGVEICIATPGRLIDFLECGKTNLRRTTYLVLDEADRMLDMGFEPQIRKIVDQIRPDRQTLMWSATWPKEVRQLAEDFLKDYIHINIGALELSANHNILQIVDVCHDVEKDEKLIRLMEEIMSEKENKTIVFVETKRRCDELTRKMRRDGWPAMGIHGDKSQQERDWVLNEFKHGKTPILIATDVASRGLDVEDVKFVINYDYPNSSEDYIHRIGRTARSTKTGTAYTFFTPNNIKQVSDLISVLREANQAINPKLLQLVEDRGSGRSRGRGGMKDDRRDRYSAGKRGGFNTFRDRENYDRGYSSLLKRDFGAKTQNGVYSAANYTNGSFGSNFVSAGIQTSFRTGNPTGTYQNGYDSTQQYGSNVANMHNGMNQQAYAYPATAAAAPMIGYPMPTGYSQ, encoded by the coding sequence ATGTCGAGTTATTCCAGTGACCGAGACCGCGGCCGGGATCGAGGATTTGGTGCACCAAGATTCGGAGGGAGTAGAACAGGACCCCTCTCTGGAAAGAAGTTTGGAAATCCTGGGGAGAAACTAGTTAAAAAGAAGTGGAATCTTGATGAGCTGCCCAAATTTGAGAAGAATTTTTATCAGGAACACCCTGATTTGGCAAGGCGCACCGCGCAAGAGGTAGATACATACAGAAGAAGCAAGGAAATTACAGTTCGGGGTCACAACTGTCCAAAACCTGTTCTGAATTTTTATGAAGCAaactttcctgcaaatgtcatggaTGTGATTGCAAGACAGAACTTCACTGAACCCACTGCTATTCAAGCTCAGGGCTGGCCAGTTGCTCTAAGTGGATTGGATATGGTTGGAGTAGCTCAGACTGGATCTGGGAAGACCTTATCTTATTTGCTGCCTGCCATTGTCCACATAAATCATCAGCCATTCCTAGAGAGAGGTGATGGGCCTATTTGCTTGGTGCTGGCACCAACTCGAGAACTGGCCCAGCAAGTGCAGCAAGTCGCTGCTGAATACTGTAGAGCTTGTCGCTTGAAGTCTACTTGCATCTATGGTGGTGCTCCCAAGGGACCACAGATTCGTGATTTGGAAAGAGGTGTGGAAATCTGTATTGCAACACCTGGAAGACTGATTGACTTTTTAGAGTGTGGGAAAACCAACCTGAGAAGAACAACTTACCTTGTCCTTGATGAAGCTGATAGGATGCTTGATATGGGATTTGAACCCCAAATACGGAAAATTGTGGATCAAATAAGACCTGATAGGCAAACCCTAATGTGGAGTGCAACTTGGCCAAAAGAAGTAAGACAGCTTGCTGAAGATTTCCTGAAAGACTATATTCACATCAACATTGGTGCACTAGAACTGAGTGCAAACCATAACATTCTTCAGATTGTGGATGTGTGTCATGATGTAGAAAAGGATGAAAAACTTATTCGTCTAATGGAAGAGATCATGAGTGAGAAGGAGAATAAAACCATTGTTTTTGTTGAAACCAAAAGAAGATGTGATGAACTTACCAGAAAAATGAGGAGAGATGGGTGGCCTGCCATGGGCATCCACGGTGACAAGAGTCAACAGGAACGTGACTGGGTTCTAAATGAATTCAAACACGGAAAAACTCCTATTCTGATTGCTACCGATGTGGCCTCCAGAGGGCTAGATGTGGAAGATGTGAAATTTGTCATCAATTATGACTACCCTAACTCCTCAGAGGATTATATTCATCGAATTGGAAGAACTGCTCGCAGTACCAAAACAGGCACAGCATACACTTTCTTTACACCTAATAACATAAAGCAAGTGAGTGACCTTATCTCTGTGCTTCGGGAAGCTAATCAAGCAATTAATCCCAAGTTGCTTCAGTTGGTCGAAGACAGAGGTTCAGGTCGTTCCAGGGGTAGAGGAGGCATGAAGGATGATCGTCGTGACAGATACTCTGCGGGCAAAAGGGGTGGATTTAACACCTTTAGAGACAGGGAAAATTATGACAGAGGTTACTCTAGTCTGCTGAAGAGAGATTTTGGGGCTAAAACTCAGAATGGTGTTTACAGTGCTGCAAATTACACCAATGGGAGCTTTGGGAGTAATTTTGTATCTGCTGGTATACAGACCAGTTTTCGGACTGGTAACCCAACAGGGACTTACCAGAACGGTTATGATAGCACTCAGCAATATGGAAGTAATGTTGCAAATATGCACAATGGTATGAACCAACAGGCATATGCATATCCTGCTACCGCAGCTGCTGCGCCTATGATTGGCTATCCGATGCCAACAGGGTATTCTCAATAA